A stretch of the Sulfuritortus calidifontis genome encodes the following:
- a CDS encoding helix-turn-helix domain-containing protein, translating to MSKSSLAINSLPPEAAASLQTLGEQFALARLRRKESQKQWASRLGVSVPTLIRLEKGDPSVSMGVYATALWLLGLSGGLAELAAPSKDMRALETDVRQASRLRAARARTSQAALRGRKKVEP from the coding sequence ATGTCGAAATCGTCTTTAGCTATCAACTCGCTGCCCCCCGAGGCGGCGGCCTCTCTGCAAACCCTGGGTGAGCAGTTCGCGTTGGCGCGCCTGCGGCGCAAAGAATCCCAAAAACAGTGGGCCAGCCGCCTGGGCGTGTCCGTTCCCACCCTGATTCGCCTGGAAAAAGGCGATCCCAGCGTCAGCATGGGCGTGTATGCGACGGCGCTTTGGCTCCTGGGTCTTTCGGGCGGTCTCGCGGAGCTTGCCGCCCCCAGCAAGGACATGCGAGCCCTGGAAACCGATGTCCGTCAGGCCAGCCGACTGCGGGCGGCCAGGGCCCGAACATCCCAGGCAGCGCTGCGTGGCAGGAAGAAGGTGGAACCATGA
- a CDS encoding ComEA family DNA-binding protein has translation MKKLLFVLFLACGLASPAWAAVDINTASQSELEAVKGLGPAKARAIIEYREKHGPYRSIDDLTKVKGLGKASVAKLKHELAMGEVKPAEKPKK, from the coding sequence ATGAAAAAACTGCTGTTCGTCCTGTTTCTTGCTTGCGGTCTGGCCTCGCCCGCCTGGGCGGCGGTGGATATCAACACGGCGAGCCAGTCCGAGCTGGAGGCGGTCAAGGGCCTGGGGCCTGCCAAGGCGCGGGCGATCATCGAGTATCGCGAAAAGCATGGCCCTTACCGGAGCATCGATGACCTGACCAAGGTGAAGGGGCTGGGCAAGGCGAGCGTGGCCAAGCTGAAGCATGAGTTGGCCATGGGCGAGGTGAAGCCGGCCGAGAAACCGAAGAAGTAA
- the rpoH gene encoding RNA polymerase sigma factor RpoH produces MTAQSLSFPVPSSLGSLENYIQAVNRFPILSAEEELELARRFHQQQDLEAARQLVLSHLRLVVSIARGYLGYGLPHADLIQEGNVGLMKAVKRYDPERGVRLVSFAVHWIKAEIHEYILKNWRLLKVATTKAQRKLFFNLRSLKQHEGSLSPDEVESMAQTLKVSPDDVREMETRLYGQDVSLEASSDDEDSHAFAPIAYLAAPDAEPIADIERKEREHLATTGLAQALDSLDERSRRIIQARWLNEEDPATLHELAAEYGISAERVRQIEAKALQKMRAALSH; encoded by the coding sequence ATGACTGCACAGAGCCTGAGCTTCCCCGTCCCGTCCAGTCTGGGCAGCCTGGAGAACTACATCCAGGCGGTCAACCGCTTCCCCATCCTCAGCGCCGAGGAAGAACTCGAACTCGCCCGACGCTTCCATCAGCAACAGGATCTGGAGGCCGCCCGTCAGCTGGTGCTCTCGCACCTGCGCCTGGTCGTCTCCATTGCCCGCGGCTACCTCGGCTACGGCCTGCCGCATGCCGACCTGATCCAGGAAGGCAACGTCGGCCTGATGAAGGCGGTCAAGCGCTACGATCCCGAGCGCGGCGTGCGCCTGGTCTCCTTCGCCGTGCACTGGATCAAGGCCGAGATTCACGAGTACATCCTGAAGAACTGGCGCCTGCTCAAGGTGGCCACCACCAAGGCCCAGCGCAAGCTGTTCTTCAACCTGCGCAGCCTCAAGCAGCACGAGGGCAGCCTGAGCCCCGACGAGGTCGAGTCCATGGCACAGACCCTCAAGGTCAGCCCCGACGACGTGCGCGAGATGGAGACCCGGCTCTATGGCCAGGATGTCTCGCTCGAGGCTTCAAGCGATGACGAGGATAGCCACGCCTTCGCCCCCATCGCCTATCTGGCCGCGCCGGATGCCGAACCCATCGCCGACATCGAGCGCAAGGAACGCGAACACCTCGCCACCACCGGCCTGGCCCAAGCCCTGGACAGCCTGGATGAGCGCAGCCGCCGCATCATACAGGCCCGCTGGCTGAACGAGGAGGACCCCGCCACCCTGCATGAGCTGGCCGCCGAATATGGCATCTCGGCCGAGCGGGTGCGTCAGATCGAGGCCAAGGCCCTGCAGAAGATGCGCGCCGCCCTGAGCCATTGA